Below is a genomic region from Streptomyces sp. RPA4-2.
ACCGTCCTTGGTGGGGACCAGGTCGCCCGCCTCGACGACGTCGGCCCCCATGTCGAGCGCCAGCTGATAGGAGCCGAAGGTGTGTTCGGGCCGGTAGCCGCTGGCACCGCGGTGTCCGATCACGGTCGGCTTCGGCAGACTCCGGTACCCGCCGCCGTGACCGCCGCCCCCGTGACGCTCGTCGGCCCGCGCCGCGCCGGACAGTCCGAGGACCGCTCCGCCCGCGCCGAGCACGGCGGCCCCGAGCAGTGCCCGCCGCCCCGTGCCCCGGCCCTGCCCGTTCGACTCCTGCGACTCCTGCGTCCCCATGTGCGCTCCTCCTGCGTACCCGCCCTGCACCTGTCAAAGCGGGTCGATCGTAGGGGCCCTTGCGTGACGGGAGGGAGACCCGCGGCGGAACAGCTGGGCTCCGCCTGATGGCGTACGGGAGGCGGGTGATGACGGATCGTCGGGTGGGGGCGGCCGACCGGGGGAACCTTGCGCCGTCCGGGGGCGACTTCCGTCACATCGTGTCGAACGGGTGACACATGCTCGATCGCAGGCCACGGCAGGTAAACATTGGTCAACAGTGCGTGTCCGGGCGGTGAACCCGATGTGCAATCACCCGGGACCCGCGAGTATCGTCCTCACCTGCACAGACTCATACCGAATCCCTTGACACCGGAGGGCCCGTTGTCCCGCTTCGTGCTCATCAAGGCAGTGCTCGGACCGATCATGCGCCTGATGTTCCGCCCACGGGTGGAGGGCGTGGAGCACATCCCGGGCGACGGTCCGGTCATCCTGGCCGGCAACCACCTCACGTTCATCGACTCGATGATCCTGCCCCTGGTCTGCGACCGGCAGGTGCTCTTCATCGGCAAGGACGAGTACGTCACCGGCAAGGGGTTCAAGGGCCGCCTCATGGCCTGGTTCTTCACCGGCGTCGGCATGATCCCCGTCGACCGCGACGGCGCCAACGGCGGTGTCGCGGCGCTGATGACCGGCCGTCGCATCCTGGAGGAGGGCAAGGTCTTCGGCATCTACCCGGAGGGCACCCGCTCCCCCGACGGGCGTCTTTACCGCGGCCGCACCGGCATCGCCCGGCTCACCCTGATGACCGGCGCGCCGGTCGTCCCGTTCGCGATGATCGGCACCGACAAACTGCAGCCCGGCGGTTCCGGGATGCCGCGTCCCGGCCGGGTCACGGTCCGGTTCGGCGAGGCCATGGAGTTCTCGCGGTACGAGGGCATGGACCGTGACCGCTATGTCCTGCGCGCCGTGACCGACTCGGTGATGACCGAGGTCATGCGGCTGTCGGGCCAGGAGTACGTGGACATGTACGCCACGAAGGCGAAGGCGGCGTAGGCACGTAGGCACGTAGGCGGCCGAACCGGCGAAGGGTCGTCCGTCGGCGCCGCGACAGGCGACGTTCACTCGGGTGAACGTCGCCTGTTGTCGTTCCAGGACGTGCCGGGCGTCGCGAGACAGGCGCGACGTGCGCAACCCGTCCTAGACCCCGGT
It encodes:
- a CDS encoding 1-acyl-sn-glycerol-3-phosphate acyltransferase, which produces MTPEGPLSRFVLIKAVLGPIMRLMFRPRVEGVEHIPGDGPVILAGNHLTFIDSMILPLVCDRQVLFIGKDEYVTGKGFKGRLMAWFFTGVGMIPVDRDGANGGVAALMTGRRILEEGKVFGIYPEGTRSPDGRLYRGRTGIARLTLMTGAPVVPFAMIGTDKLQPGGSGMPRPGRVTVRFGEAMEFSRYEGMDRDRYVLRAVTDSVMTEVMRLSGQEYVDMYATKAKAA